CATTCTGTCGCGCCCTCTTCGTGCCGATCGCGGCTTTCTGGGAGGTCGCGGAAGCGAACGCGCGGCATCACCTAGATCGACTCGTGTCCGCGCTTGCGGATGAGCAGCTTCAAGCCCTGCTCCAAGAGCATTTGCACCGAACTGCCATCTTCACTGCGGCAGTGACCTTCATGGTTCGATCGCCTGGGCCGGCGTCGAGGCCTCAAGGTGCCGCCTGGTCATCTCACCGAGCAGCACACCGGCAAGCGGCCCACCGCCGAGGTATTTCCCGAACGCTTGCGCGACTGACGCTGTCGCAATCCCCCTTTCTTTCATGCGCTCAAAGGCTACTTTGGCCAACGCGACCTGTTCATCTCGAGGAAGTGCTTCGACTTGGCGCCGTGCAACCGACTGCAGTGTCTCAACGACGTCGACGATCTTGGTCTCGGACATCGAATGCAGCAGTTTGGGAAAGGATGACTGCTCCGTTTCGCGAGGCATCGATGCCGGCGACGTTTGGGAGTCACTTGCCACGATCTCATCCAACTCACCTAGGATGGTCTTCAAGTAAGCCGTGACATTTGAGAGCGGGGTCAGGTCTTCACGAGCCACGCGGTCCGCCAGCTTCGTGATCGCTGCCCTGAGAACATCATGGCCCCCGCGCACTGCTCGGGCGATCGTGGCGATGTCAGAGACGGAAACGCCCAGACCGGTGGCTTTTTCAAGGATGTCTGGCGGGACGCCTTCACCAGGTGGCAGCGCCCTCCTCTTCCTGCGGACCGCGAACTGAACCTCGGCGACGGCCTTGCCTGCGCGCTTCTCGATCAACTCGATCTCTAGGTCCGTTTTGGTGTTGATCTCTTCGATGGCATCGATAACTGACTCGGATTTCACTTTGCGCCACTCGCGCTTGGGCTTTGCCTCCTGCTCTGCAATCGCGCTGTTCTTTCCACGGGACTTCTGAGGTGCAGAACGCACGCTTCGCGCGGTCAACGCTTCTACCCACCAGTCGGGTGGTTGAGAGCAAGTGAGGCCAGTGGGGTTCGTCTTGTAGCGCGAACAGATCTCATAGAGAGCGATGGCGGCATAGCTGCGAAGAGCCCCGAGCACCTCGAGATCGAGCCGGGTGAAGAACGCGGGGTCCTTCAGGGCGCCGAGAACACGTGGAGGAAAGGCCCAGCTCACATGCAGCGCCCTTCCCTTTTTGATGATGGACGCTTCTGAAAGCAAGTTCATCGCGCCCCACTCCGCAGTGTCCGAATTTCGGTCAATGGACTGCCAGACAACCTCGGTGCGCAGCATTTCGAGCAGATGTGCACTCGCGTTGCTAGACCAGTCCGACGCATCGCCCGGCAGATGAGCGACCAGATCACTCAGCCTTGCTTCGAACGTCTCCTCAGCGAGCATT
The DNA window shown above is from Hydrogenophaga sp. BPS33 and carries:
- a CDS encoding replication initiation protein; protein product: MSALSVLREIPGEGFEDIICPVMANISDTLENRQRLETTLTKPNELLVMVPIAGKLSPVSRKLFNALLFNGGDVYRQRLQSGAPMLAEETFEARLSDLVAHLPGDASDWSSNASAHLLEMLRTEVVWQSIDRNSDTAEWGAMNLLSEASIIKKGRALHVSWAFPPRVLGALKDPAFFTRLDLEVLGALRSYAAIALYEICSRYKTNPTGLTCSQPPDWWVEALTARSVRSAPQKSRGKNSAIAEQEAKPKREWRKVKSESVIDAIEEINTKTDLEIELIEKRAGKAVAEVQFAVRRKRRALPPGEGVPPDILEKATGLGVSVSDIATIARAVRGGHDVLRAAITKLADRVAREDLTPLSNVTAYLKTILGELDEIVASDSQTSPASMPRETEQSSFPKLLHSMSETKIVDVVETLQSVARRQVEALPRDEQVALAKVAFERMKERGIATASVAQAFGKYLGGGPLAGVLLGEMTRRHLEASTPAQAIEP